A stretch of the Microtus ochrogaster isolate Prairie Vole_2 linkage group LG2, MicOch1.0, whole genome shotgun sequence genome encodes the following:
- the Nodal gene encoding nodal homolog, which yields MSAHCLPILLVHAWWALLQPRAATVAAFPLWTRGQPSSPSPLAYMLSLYRDPLPRADIIRSLQAQDMQVSGQNWTFAFDFSFLSQEEDLAWAELRLQLPRPMDLPTEGPLTIQIFHQAKMDPEQEPADCLERVRMEEFTVTPSQVTFSSGNTVLEVTRPLSKWLKNPRALEKQVSSLKGKCWHQPRTLPVTTTSDNVLMLYSNRPQEQRQLGGATLLWEAESSWRAQEGQLSGERGRWGRRHRRHHMPDRSQLCRRVKFQVDFNLIGWGSWIIYPKQYNAYRCEGECPNPVGEEFHPTNHAYIQSLLKRYQPHRVPSTCCAPVKTKPLSMLYVDNGRVLLEHHKDMIVEECGCL from the exons ATGAGTGCCCACTGCCTCCCTATCCTTCTTGTCCATGCCTGGTGGGCCCTACTCCAGCCTCGCGCCGCGACGGTGGCCGCCTTTCCTCTGTGGACACGGGGGCAGCCCTCGTCACCGTCCCCTCTCGCTTACATGCTGAGCCTCTACCGAGACCCGCTGCCTCGGGCGGACATCATCCGCAGCCTCCAGGCGCAAG ATATGCAAGTGAGTGGGCAGAACTGGACCTTCGCTTTCGACTTCTCCTTTCTGAGCCAAGAAGAGGACCTGGCATGGGCGGAGCTCCGGTTGCAGTTGCCCCGCCCTATGGACCTCCCCACTGAGGGCCCACTCACCATTCAAATTTTTCACCAGGCCAAGATGGACCCAGAGCAAGAGCCAGCGGACTGCCTGGAGCGAGTACGGATGGAGGAGTTCACTGTCACTCCGTCTCAGGTCACTTTTTCCTCGGGCAACACTGTCCTGGAGGTCACCAGGCCACTCTCCAAGTGGCTGAAGAACCCCAGGGCACTGGAGAAGCAGGTGTCCAGTCTGAAAGGAAAGTGCTGGCATCAGCCCCGCACCCTGCCTGTCACCACCACCAGCGACAATGTGCTCATGCTGTACTCCAACCGgcctcaggagcagaggcagctgggtggCGCCACTTTGCTCTGGGAAGCCGAAAGTTCCTGGCGGGCCCAGGAGGGACAGCTGTCTGGAGAGAGGGGCCGATGGGGCAGAAGGCACCGCAGACATCACATGCCAGACAGAAGCCAACTGTGTAGGAGGGTCAAGTTCCAGGTAGACTTCAACCTGATTGGCTGGGGTTCCTGGATCATCTACCCCAAACAGTATAATGCCTACCGCTGTGAGGGCGAGTGCCCTAACCCTGTGGGGGAGGAGTTTCACCCTACCAACCACGCCTATATCCAG aGCTTGCTGAAACGCTACCAGCCCCACCGGGTCCCTTCCACGTGCTGTGCCCCTGTGAAGACCAAGCCACTGAGCATGCTCTACGTGGACAATGGCAGGGTGCTCCTGGAACACCATAAGGACATGATTGTGGAGGAATGTGGGTGCCTCTGA